From a single Opitutales bacterium genomic region:
- a CDS encoding transglutaminase family protein, with product MITDVNKALRYFVHHRTVYSYSYPVAISHHAAFLSPLNSNQQTLERFSLQVTPRPDDLTEGLDYFGNIRHQFSIAESHSELTVEMRAQVQKLVRAIPDPEDSPSAAEVHRFLVNPITREGVDAADFRFPSEWTQPKDEFVAYARQFIDPNRPYLEGVKRLCDGIHQDFDFDNEATDINTPLTEFFEKRGGVCQDFAHFMIACLRGMGFAAGYVSGYILTHPPEEQPRLEGADASHAWVTTYVPEIGWVDLDPANALFVNEEHIHVARGRDYQDVAPIKGAVSGGGEQEIEISVTVRPEWEVEENSPRKGIYWEDLM from the coding sequence ATGATCACTGACGTCAATAAAGCCCTGCGCTATTTCGTTCATCATAGGACGGTATACAGCTACTCCTATCCGGTCGCTATCAGTCACCACGCAGCGTTCCTGTCTCCGCTGAATTCAAACCAACAGACGCTTGAGCGCTTTTCTCTACAAGTGACTCCGCGCCCTGACGATTTGACCGAGGGCCTCGATTATTTTGGCAATATCCGGCATCAGTTTTCCATTGCGGAGAGTCACTCAGAGCTCACGGTCGAGATGCGGGCCCAAGTGCAAAAGCTGGTGCGAGCAATACCGGATCCTGAAGACTCGCCCAGCGCTGCTGAAGTGCACCGGTTTTTAGTGAACCCCATTACCCGAGAAGGGGTGGATGCGGCTGACTTTCGTTTTCCTTCCGAGTGGACCCAGCCCAAGGACGAATTTGTGGCTTATGCACGCCAGTTCATCGATCCCAACCGGCCCTACCTAGAGGGGGTCAAGCGCTTGTGTGATGGCATTCATCAGGATTTTGACTTCGACAATGAAGCTACCGATATCAACACGCCGCTCACGGAGTTTTTTGAGAAGCGCGGGGGCGTGTGCCAGGATTTCGCGCATTTCATGATCGCCTGTCTGCGCGGGATGGGGTTCGCGGCAGGATATGTGAGTGGCTACATCCTAACGCACCCTCCCGAGGAGCAGCCTCGCTTGGAAGGAGCGGACGCCTCACATGCATGGGTGACAACATACGTCCCAGAGATCGGGTGGGTGGATCTTGATCCAGCGAATGCTCTATTTGTGAATGAAGAGCATATCCATGTCGCCCGAGGCCGAGACTATCAGGATGTAGCCCCCATCAAAGGAGCAGTGAGCGGTGGGGGAGAGCAAGAGATCGAAATCTCAGTAACCGTGCGCCCAGAGTGGGAAGTAGAAGAAAACAGTCCGCGCAAAGGGATTTACTGGGAAGACCTAATGTAG
- a CDS encoding circularly permuted type 2 ATP-grasp protein, protein MEGVSVAFIPKNLLICTPAAITDLTILIRSMKFVVCDPIDWVETTCELMAHSPTLNNLHIHHGYSGVDGYYDELFDEFGGVREGWAAVWQKIQRFTSEDLVQRDRLLRDLIEENGITYNVYSSESDRTRSWTMDMLPLIFSENEWGFVEQAMTQRVTLLNHLAADFYGRRRLLSEGHYPAALVLGNPLFLRPCNGTVPKEGRWINFYAADLARSPDGSWWVLSDRLEAASGLGYSLENRTLSTRVVPGLMRDAQIRRLQPFVRQLHDSFVQMGPNGKSDPTIVVLTPGPLNETYFEQAYLARNLGYPLVEGADLTVRDNKVFLKTIEGLQQIDVIVRRLDASWSDPLEFRAESMLGVPGLVNVVREGQVVIANSLGVGVLESAALPAFLPSLSQHVLGEELLIPSVATWWCGQVRERAYVLDNLSKLIVKPVFHERERATFFGPNLSGQELEQVRALIEQEPEMWCAQEGVSQATAPVYQEGNIQPRHFLVRVFMVPSEKGWMLMPGGLGRISPSIENVSVSMQHGGLSKDIWIRKEGNTPRSQSLGQTKHKSKRVPLHPQLPSRVADNLFWLGRYAERADHLARVLKESIDAVVDPEDVSDLDGLGPLLRALIPAEDYPRLRLEDRHNWTYLDSVEVLSALIWDEKLPGSLIDSVAQVQRTASSVRERLSNQVSGILRGLTFSAPPVGYHEELSDLSFRAVDRTQLHLAAFSGLIAENMTRGHGWIFIEIGRRIERAMNIAGMLRAAICQTEEPTDNSLKHILGVLDSMLTYRRRNLSTFKIDAILDLVIWDRTNPRGIQFQVDMLQDLAERLPDAVRETARSPMSLLVHRLSGVIAVESPDAFADFEDRIQMRALDAFLGRIQDALFAVSDQVSEQFFAITRRQESVVNLPHLQQTGSI, encoded by the coding sequence ATGGAAGGTGTATCAGTTGCGTTCATACCGAAGAATTTGTTGATCTGCACGCCAGCAGCAATCACGGATCTGACCATCCTGATTCGATCTATGAAATTTGTGGTTTGTGATCCGATAGATTGGGTTGAAACTACCTGCGAACTCATGGCTCACAGTCCCACGCTCAACAATCTTCATATCCACCACGGCTACAGCGGTGTGGACGGGTATTATGATGAGCTCTTTGATGAGTTTGGGGGCGTCCGTGAAGGCTGGGCAGCAGTATGGCAGAAGATCCAGAGATTCACTTCTGAAGATCTAGTTCAGCGCGATCGGTTGTTGCGCGACCTAATTGAGGAAAACGGTATCACCTATAACGTTTATTCTTCCGAGTCGGATCGCACGCGCTCTTGGACCATGGACATGCTTCCATTGATCTTTTCGGAGAATGAGTGGGGGTTTGTCGAGCAGGCGATGACGCAGCGGGTCACATTGCTCAATCATTTGGCTGCTGATTTTTATGGCCGCCGCCGCCTGCTTTCGGAAGGGCACTATCCGGCTGCGTTGGTCTTGGGGAATCCTTTGTTCCTTCGCCCGTGCAACGGCACGGTGCCGAAGGAGGGTCGTTGGATCAATTTCTACGCTGCGGATCTGGCTCGGTCCCCGGATGGAAGTTGGTGGGTTTTGTCAGATCGATTGGAAGCGGCATCGGGCTTGGGTTATTCGTTGGAGAACAGAACGTTGAGTACGCGCGTTGTGCCGGGTCTAATGCGTGATGCACAGATCCGGCGTCTCCAGCCATTTGTGCGGCAGCTCCACGATTCCTTTGTTCAGATGGGGCCGAATGGTAAGAGTGATCCAACTATAGTCGTCCTTACACCGGGGCCACTCAATGAAACCTATTTTGAACAAGCCTATCTGGCTCGCAACCTGGGCTACCCTCTGGTGGAAGGCGCAGACCTTACCGTGCGGGATAACAAAGTCTTTTTAAAGACGATTGAGGGACTGCAGCAGATCGATGTGATTGTGCGGCGTTTAGATGCTTCTTGGTCAGACCCGCTGGAATTTCGTGCGGAGTCGATGCTCGGTGTGCCAGGGCTGGTTAATGTAGTCCGTGAAGGCCAGGTGGTGATTGCTAATTCATTGGGCGTCGGCGTTTTGGAATCGGCTGCCTTGCCTGCATTTTTGCCGAGTCTGAGTCAGCACGTTTTGGGAGAAGAGTTACTGATTCCCAGTGTGGCGACATGGTGGTGTGGGCAAGTGCGGGAGCGCGCCTATGTATTAGACAACCTTTCTAAGCTTATTGTTAAGCCCGTCTTTCATGAGCGCGAGCGTGCGACCTTTTTTGGGCCCAATCTAAGCGGCCAGGAATTGGAGCAGGTGCGGGCTTTGATTGAGCAAGAGCCTGAAATGTGGTGTGCCCAGGAGGGTGTCTCGCAAGCTACAGCCCCGGTGTATCAGGAGGGAAATATCCAACCCCGGCATTTCTTGGTCCGCGTGTTCATGGTGCCTTCTGAAAAAGGCTGGATGCTCATGCCAGGTGGATTGGGGCGTATATCACCGAGTATCGAAAACGTGTCTGTGTCGATGCAGCACGGCGGACTCAGTAAGGATATTTGGATACGAAAAGAGGGGAATACGCCGCGCTCGCAGTCATTGGGCCAAACGAAGCATAAATCCAAGCGCGTTCCATTGCATCCTCAATTGCCTAGTCGGGTGGCGGATAATCTTTTTTGGCTCGGTCGGTATGCTGAACGAGCCGACCACCTCGCACGTGTGCTGAAAGAGTCGATTGATGCCGTGGTCGATCCCGAAGATGTGAGCGACCTCGATGGTCTGGGCCCGTTGCTGCGTGCTCTGATCCCTGCTGAAGACTATCCACGACTTAGACTCGAAGACCGTCATAATTGGACCTATCTCGACTCAGTCGAAGTGCTGAGCGCGTTAATCTGGGATGAAAAGCTTCCGGGAAGCCTCATCGATAGCGTAGCCCAGGTGCAGCGAACCGCATCGAGTGTAAGGGAGCGTTTGAGTAATCAAGTATCTGGCATCCTCCGTGGGCTTACATTTTCGGCTCCGCCTGTGGGCTACCATGAAGAGCTGAGTGATCTCTCCTTCCGGGCTGTCGATCGCACGCAGCTCCACCTTGCTGCTTTCTCAGGTCTAATCGCCGAAAACATGACCCGTGGTCACGGCTGGATTTTTATTGAGATCGGGCGTCGGATCGAGCGTGCAATGAATATCGCTGGCATGCTGCGTGCGGCGATTTGTCAGACCGAGGAGCCCACGGATAATTCATTGAAGCATATTTTGGGAGTGCTGGATTCCATGCTGACCTACCGGCGTCGTAACCTGAGCACGTTTAAAATAGATGCGATTCTTGATCTCGTTATCTGGGACCGCACTAATCCGCGAGGCATACAATTTCAGGTAGACATGCTTCAGGATCTGGCAGAACGCCTGCCCGATGCTGTGCGCGAAACAGCGCGTTCACCAATGTCGTTGTTGGTTCATCGGCTGTCTGGAGTAATTGCCGTAGAATCGCCTGACGCTTTCGCTGACTTCGAAGATCGGATACAAATGCGCGCATTGGACGCATTCCTCGGTCGAATTCAAGATGCCTTGTTCGCTGTGTCTGACCAAGTCAGTGAGCAGTTTTTTGCCATCACACGCCGACAAGAGAGCGTGGTGAACCTCCCTCATCTCCAGCAGACTGGATCGATTTAG
- a CDS encoding NAD(P)-dependent oxidoreductase: MNATDTPSIGFIGLGVMGSSMAGHILKSGYPLTVFNRTRSKADHLIDAGAVWANSPAEVAKKSDIIFTIIGDPSDVKRVYLEDDGLVQSAHSGTMLVDMTTSSPKLAQQISEVAATKDISVLDAPVSGGDRGAREATLSIMIGGNEAAYGRILPILKVMGKNIVYQGPAGSGQHTKMANQIAVAAGMFGITESLAYAKKSGLDPEKVLQSISSGAAGSWSLSNLAPRILNGDFAPGFFVKHFIKDMRIALESAESMELSLPCLEMAKASYDRLAALGHENLGTQALAKLYFS; encoded by the coding sequence ATGAACGCAACTGATACACCTTCCATCGGCTTTATCGGACTCGGTGTCATGGGGTCTTCCATGGCAGGCCATATCTTGAAATCGGGGTATCCGCTGACCGTTTTCAATCGAACTCGAAGCAAAGCAGATCATCTGATTGATGCCGGTGCAGTCTGGGCGAATTCGCCGGCTGAAGTAGCGAAAAAGTCTGATATCATCTTCACGATCATTGGTGACCCCTCTGACGTGAAGCGGGTCTATCTTGAGGACGATGGACTCGTTCAATCCGCTCATTCGGGAACCATGTTGGTGGATATGACGACCTCATCACCCAAACTGGCTCAACAAATTTCTGAGGTCGCGGCAACAAAGGATATTTCTGTATTAGATGCACCCGTGTCTGGCGGAGATCGGGGCGCGCGCGAAGCCACCCTTTCCATCATGATCGGCGGCAATGAGGCTGCCTATGGTCGCATCCTTCCCATCCTGAAAGTAATGGGGAAAAACATCGTTTATCAAGGTCCTGCTGGCTCCGGCCAACATACTAAGATGGCCAATCAAATCGCTGTCGCAGCCGGCATGTTTGGCATTACTGAATCGCTCGCCTACGCAAAGAAATCCGGACTCGATCCAGAAAAAGTACTCCAAAGCATCTCCAGCGGTGCTGCCGGAAGCTGGAGCCTAAGCAACCTCGCCCCACGCATCCTAAACGGCGATTTTGCTCCCGGCTTCTTCGTGAAACACTTTATCAAAGACATGCGCATCGCCCTAGAATCTGCCGAATCCATGGAGCTATCTCTCCCCTGTCTCGAAATGGCAAAAGCTTCTTACGACCGCCTGGCTGCACTGGGCCATGAAAACCTGGGCACGCAAGCACTCGCAAAGCTCTATTTTTCATAG
- a CDS encoding LOG family protein, with amino-acid sequence MNPYQESDEIDGSRDITRKPPKAYHNSDFIGSVAARHIRVQCELLEPYYRFRGEHVNHTIVFFESARIQPRDVIEQKLELARRTGTGAHTPDMSEEIEALEKELTVSRYYEDARRMAKQLTEWSDATFPKEEDRYYISSGGGPGIMEAANRGAKEAGGRSIGLGISLPFEASNNPYITPDLSFEFHYFFVRKYWFLYPAKAIVIFPGGFGTMDEFFEVVTLIQTQKIRKKMPIVLYGHDYWDGLINFEKFKDLGLISPEDLDLFKIIDDVDEAQEYIIRKIADYKINDQDSVK; translated from the coding sequence ATGAACCCTTATCAAGAAAGCGATGAGATCGACGGCTCACGCGACATTACCCGTAAACCGCCTAAAGCCTACCATAACTCTGATTTTATCGGAAGCGTCGCCGCGCGTCATATCCGCGTTCAGTGCGAATTGCTGGAGCCCTACTATCGCTTTCGTGGCGAACACGTAAACCACACTATCGTATTTTTCGAATCGGCTCGTATCCAACCTCGTGACGTTATCGAACAAAAACTCGAGCTAGCCCGACGCACTGGGACGGGAGCGCATACGCCTGATATGTCCGAAGAGATAGAGGCTCTGGAAAAGGAATTAACGGTCAGCCGCTATTATGAAGATGCGCGCCGGATGGCAAAACAGCTTACCGAATGGTCAGACGCCACATTCCCTAAGGAAGAGGATCGCTATTACATCAGTTCTGGGGGTGGGCCCGGCATCATGGAAGCTGCCAACCGTGGAGCCAAAGAAGCGGGTGGACGATCCATCGGGCTTGGCATCTCTCTGCCCTTCGAAGCGAGTAACAATCCCTACATCACACCCGATCTCAGTTTCGAATTCCACTATTTCTTCGTTCGTAAATATTGGTTTCTGTATCCGGCGAAGGCAATTGTCATCTTTCCCGGAGGCTTCGGAACGATGGATGAATTCTTTGAAGTCGTGACCCTGATCCAAACCCAGAAAATCAGAAAAAAAATGCCTATCGTCCTCTATGGCCACGACTATTGGGATGGGCTGATTAACTTCGAAAAATTTAAAGACCTGGGACTCATCTCTCCTGAAGATTTGGATCTATTTAAAATCATCGACGATGTGGATGAAGCGCAGGAATACATCATTCGGAAAATCGCAGATTATAAAATAAACGACCAAGATTCAGTTAAATGA
- a CDS encoding FAD-dependent oxidoreductase produces the protein MSETLPEIRMETVILGGGFAGAYCAKTLGKLIEGEHKGKTALISEENYLVFQPMLPEVAGSALGANAVVNSLRTFAKGVTVFKGTVSEINYKERCILLNAGHFSSKVKVYFEKLVVALGAVIDLSRVPGMPEHAFLMQNVGDAMKLRATVIGRFEEANIQTDPEIKRRLLTFVVVGGGYSGVETAGQIIDLFHGIQKYYSNIKDDEFEVILIHSRDHLLPTLSTKLGKYAEKILRSRGLKVMLNERVKALTSKQVYLGNGEVVESHTVVSTVGNAPHPIVVDLCEKHGIEHEHGRIRTDSAMRVIGTEGIYAAGDCAAVPLWKSDESCPPTAQFAMRQGMLLGKNIMAEAQGKPVKDFKFTGLGELATIGHRSAVASVFGLQFSGFFAWFMWRTIYLSKLPGLDRKMRVMIDWTLDLFFPRDINIISPRYSRSLQEVYLEKDNILFNPGEPAFSFYVVKSGRVDIVDGDQLIKTIEAGEFFGERALFDDNTWRFQAIARKPTTLIALSSGEFKAVMGTSKYFQRLLTRSAQQYRSGEDLEALLKQLPDSLLDSEVKDVMHSMVDSFPVNTSVSDTLKTFKESRHTIYPVTEPDTGKFLGVFRRDDFYDYIKQKNVSGYSTLEGLHLRELPQIHPMFPVRLALEIMVREGSNKVIATEDNTISGLITIMDIIGGLDFEDKAEQPVEAAAFEI, from the coding sequence ATGAGTGAAACATTGCCAGAAATAAGAATGGAGACAGTCATCCTCGGAGGCGGATTTGCAGGAGCTTACTGTGCCAAAACCTTGGGCAAACTCATCGAAGGAGAGCACAAGGGAAAAACAGCCCTCATTTCTGAGGAAAATTATTTGGTTTTCCAACCTATGCTTCCTGAAGTCGCAGGCTCAGCACTGGGCGCAAATGCCGTGGTGAACTCCCTTCGGACCTTTGCTAAAGGTGTGACCGTCTTCAAGGGCACTGTTTCTGAGATCAACTACAAGGAGCGCTGCATCCTGCTGAATGCAGGGCACTTCTCCTCAAAAGTAAAAGTCTACTTCGAAAAGCTCGTTGTCGCCCTCGGTGCAGTGATCGATCTGAGTCGCGTACCCGGCATGCCTGAACACGCCTTTCTGATGCAAAACGTCGGAGATGCTATGAAACTGCGGGCAACCGTCATTGGCCGTTTCGAAGAAGCAAACATCCAGACTGACCCAGAGATCAAGCGACGCCTGCTCACATTCGTCGTCGTCGGCGGCGGCTATTCAGGCGTAGAGACGGCCGGGCAAATCATCGACCTATTCCACGGCATTCAAAAATACTATTCGAATATTAAAGATGATGAATTCGAAGTAATCCTTATCCACAGCCGAGACCACCTCCTGCCTACGCTGTCGACGAAATTGGGTAAATACGCCGAAAAGATTCTCAGAAGCCGCGGCTTGAAGGTGATGCTCAACGAGCGCGTTAAAGCCCTTACCTCAAAGCAAGTTTATCTGGGCAATGGCGAGGTGGTCGAGTCCCACACAGTGGTATCCACCGTCGGAAATGCCCCCCACCCCATTGTCGTCGATCTTTGCGAAAAACACGGCATAGAGCATGAGCATGGCCGCATCCGCACCGACTCTGCGATGCGTGTCATTGGCACAGAAGGCATCTACGCTGCTGGCGATTGTGCTGCCGTCCCCCTTTGGAAGAGCGACGAATCCTGCCCGCCCACAGCTCAATTTGCTATGCGGCAAGGCATGCTTCTCGGGAAGAACATTATGGCCGAGGCCCAAGGTAAACCCGTCAAAGATTTCAAATTTACCGGGCTCGGTGAGCTCGCCACGATTGGTCACCGCTCGGCGGTTGCCTCGGTCTTTGGACTTCAATTTTCAGGCTTCTTCGCGTGGTTCATGTGGCGGACAATTTACCTGAGTAAGCTACCTGGCCTAGACAGGAAAATGCGCGTTATGATCGATTGGACGCTCGATCTCTTTTTTCCGCGCGACATCAACATCATCAGCCCACGTTACAGCCGTTCGCTCCAAGAAGTATACCTCGAAAAAGACAACATCCTCTTCAATCCTGGAGAGCCTGCGTTCTCCTTTTACGTCGTGAAATCGGGACGAGTCGACATCGTCGATGGTGACCAACTCATTAAGACCATCGAAGCCGGAGAATTTTTCGGAGAACGCGCCTTGTTCGACGACAACACCTGGCGCTTCCAGGCAATCGCTCGCAAGCCTACGACGCTCATCGCCCTCAGCAGTGGTGAATTCAAGGCAGTCATGGGAACGTCCAAGTATTTTCAGCGCCTCCTCACTCGATCTGCCCAACAATATCGCTCTGGTGAAGACCTCGAAGCCCTGCTTAAGCAGCTCCCGGACAGCCTCCTTGATAGTGAAGTCAAAGACGTCATGCACAGCATGGTTGATTCATTCCCAGTCAACACGTCGGTGTCCGACACCCTCAAAACCTTCAAAGAATCGCGCCATACCATTTACCCAGTTACCGAACCCGATACAGGAAAGTTCCTAGGCGTATTCCGACGCGACGATTTCTACGATTACATAAAGCAAAAAAACGTTTCTGGCTACTCCACACTCGAAGGGTTGCACCTACGTGAACTCCCTCAGATTCATCCCATGTTCCCCGTGCGGCTGGCGTTGGAAATCATGGTGCGCGAAGGATCAAACAAGGTGATCGCTACGGAAGACAACACGATCTC